The stretch of DNA gtgagatcaggaggaagaggagagcagagagaggtgctgatgttcaggtactgagagaagattctactgaagctgtttatgaaaatgttcctatagagttttactgaatatagactttaatctgtgtttcctcatctctctctaaAAGACTCCAAAGCCTGGAGACGACACGTACACAGCTCTAAACCTCGCCACCACCTCgtcctctgagtacgacactctgacagtaagtcagtgcagtgtgtttgtgtgtatttcttgTTAGACATAGTACATTATGaacattaacaatgtttaatgTCGATTTATCTTGCTTCATCAGCATGCTACACACTCCCCCAGTGATACCTACTCAACCCTGAACCCTGCAACCAGGACATCatctgagtacgacactctgacagtaagtgcagtgtatgtgtgtgtttgtgtgttcttatTGATAGTACATTTAGTTGACATTGAATTCGATCCACAGTGGACCCTTCGCAAAACATCTCAGCCTGCCACCAGCATTCCTCTAGGATTactttaaatacaaaacatagtcatatacagcactggaaaaaaattaaagaccacctaaaaaggatgagtttctttgattttaccaatttgaaaacttctggaatacaatcaagaggaagatggatgatcacaaaccatcaaaccaaactgaactgcttgaatgtttgcaccaagagtgaagcagcataaagttatccaaaagcagtgtgtaaaaccggtggagaagaacatgccaagatgcatgaaaactgtgattaaaaaccagggttattccactaaatattgatttctgaactcttaaaactttatgaatatgaacttgtcttttttctttgcattatttgaggcctgaaagctctacatcttttttgttatttcagccatttctcattttctacaaataaatgctctaaatgacaatatttttatttagaatttgggagaaatgttgtctgtagtttatagaataaaacaacaatgttcattttactcaaacataaacctataaatagaaaatcagagaaactgattcagaaactgaagtttaaaatgaataaaaagattttaacaaaaataatctAGCTCTGAAACCTTCTTTTGGGATCAGACTACGTTCACACAGTGCAGAACAGGAACACTCAGGTATCACCTGTATTTTCCCAGTCAAAGGAGATGAAGCACCAACCTgataaacacaaaaatactgtaaaactataaaacactgattcctgaactgaaaatacactgaaatacatctgtaatatcttaaaacatgtaataattaaatattaaattagttaaattactgtacgtgttttcttaatgttaaagagaaaccattatactattactattagctGTTTCTATCCTGCAGATATCCTAAATAACTGATATAACATCAACCAAATGAAGTATATTTAGttataaataatgttaatattgttttatcttcAGCACGCTACACACTCTGCCAACGACACATACTCAACTCTCAACCCTGCAACCAGGACgtcctctgagtacgacactctgatggtaagtctgcagtgtgtgtgtgtgtgtgtgtgtgtgtgttcagtatataacagtttctgtgtgtttctgtgtgtgttgtgttcaggtTGTTGGTCCTCCCCCGGTGCAGAGCGGAGCTCCAGACGAGGAGAATAACTAACAGCCGTGTTCAGTCCCTCTTTATTCACTGCTGAAGATTCAGATCTTTATAGAGGAACAGAGGAGCATTTCTGGGATTAGACAGCTTTTAGAGATCATCACTCATCAGATTCTGTCCTAAACTCATAAAGAgattcagtcagattcactcaaagctcctctgtctggtggtggatagaagttatatgtatggaatatatatatatatatatatatatatatatatatatatatatatatatatatatgtgtgtgtgtatataaatataaattagtttCATGAGTCTTTCAGAAAATGGGAATTTTTATCCTTTTTCTAAAGAGGTATGAAATAAGTAATATCTTAtgatgcttttattttgtttgttttaacacattttgtcaatattgtacttttatattgggctgtttttatatatatattcttaatttttaatttgtcatacatatacagctctgagaaaacaaataagagaccacttaaaaatgatgagtttctttgattttaacaaattgaaattataaccaagaggaagatggattatcaaaagccagcaaaccaagctgaactgcttgaattgaatttttgaggactgaaagttttttttgttatttcagccatttttcattttctgcaaataaatgctctatttttattttatcaaactgaagtggtctcttcattttttcaaagttgtatataaatgtatttcctttttcataattttcatgcatttttgttatttctaacatggactaaaaataaagtaataaagcagtactgttgtatgtattattattattgttgttattgtttttattaatcagttttttgtgttttttagttacGTATTGATAGTTAAGACTGTTTGCTATGTTTCAGGactgcagtgagagcaggaagtgaacagagatgcagttttaacaccataaatccagtagagggagtcagttctccacctgtttacctcctaaactccacctgtgtagatcaacctgtcagtaatatgaggtcagtccatgttaaagtcagcagggtccagatttccatccagctgtttaattagattgttttatacatcatattttaatagtgttgtacatttactctagtttaaggtctgcaagttctaacagtcaggattccctttcatttctgcttcagtccactggaacctgctgtctcctgccctgtttcagagcttcggctggacacaataacggaaacacctgtattctgttcacactaactgtatttttattcagcaaatgttatacttattattattaaatattcagagtctgacAGTCACATAAACTTCTGtatctaatctgtgtagattcaacacagtataaacacacaGTGACTCAGTTTTCTTGTCTTTTTGCAacgaaataaaaaactgaaaaatgattttctgattaattggtaGATTAAACAAAGGaagtaacaatgttttttttttttttttaaagctacagaTCAGATTTTAGATAAAACATCAGTAAACATAGTTTATTTCATGCCTCCTGTCCAGCAGTAAGTGTACCATTAATTCtatagttattattatctgtatctgtacctaGAGCTGTGTACTAGAAAGAACCTAGTGATACAATAATACattctgattcaatatattgtgatactgtaaaaaaggcaatatattgagatttaaaagaaataagaaaactaTTATGGTatgaaaaacacaatattatatgaataaaaatgaacttttatcaaaatcacattttttatccAGTCAAATCAGTCCAGCATTATTTCATACCGATTCAAACTCAAAATGAAATGATCCACTGTCTGacactaaataatactaaataaatcattaattcaaATCTATACAGTGTTTTAAGAATTAAtacaatacttcaatatattaacattttcttacacctctactaatcattatgttaatatttcagcagcagtcaaataaattaataaaactactGGTAATAAACTTGTATAAAGAGCTCCCCAGTATAAGAGTTGTCTAAAGTGTGTCTAAAGTCATGTGGTCAAACACTGCACTTGTTGACTGTGTGAAAAGAGAGTTTCCTGTTTCATTACGCCTCATTCACATGTACAGCTCTGCATCTCTTCTATATTAGAGTATTAAGTGTAGAACTCACTGCACGGTGAGATTACAGCtttattattcatacaaattctccacacagataaataaaaacccaaatcTGATAGCAGAACATCATTAACCCTTTACTGATCTACTGACTATTTTAATGTAATGTCTTCAGTCTTAAGGGAAGtaaaaaaagagcagcagaggACAGGAAGTACCTCTGAGCTAAAGGGGAGATGTGAGGACAGAATGAAAACTGCAGAACACGCTGTCAtcttttcttctgactcttctctctatttagaccagagcagatcagaagtgaaggacagtaggactgaggatcttctggatcttctgatatcagctgtgtttaaagagtgatgctgccatgtctccccaaagatcagcaaatatcacagcagcagtgatcctcattttactggcaggtaaacttttatatttattaccATTTCTGATCTTTTTCATATTAATTAGTATCAAGTGTTtaatatgcatgtgtgtgaactgaaagtgtttagactaagtctgaatcaggtttttttttatctcactgattttctttattgttgcggtgagtgtgtgtagatcttTAAGCACAATGCTATATTAAtccatgataaataataaacacattttatttatgggtAAATCTTAACCAATATGTGAAtcacctgtgtgtaaaacatatttCAGTCATTCACATCATTGTGGAGAAAATTAAACTCCACTTTTCTCTGCAGAAACTTTGACCAGGCCACTCCTAAATATTCATATAGTTTCTGTTCAGCTGCTCAGATGTGGGTTTGCTTTTCTGTTTTGAGTCTTTGATTTTCTGCAGAACCTGATTATGTTCAGCTCATAAACAGACAGACTAATTAATAATTCTTTAATACAGGATTCAGGATTTGAATTCaggatttatttaataaaagaaggTTGTTCAGGTTTTGAGATGGGAAAACATCCCCGCAAtaataacactaccaccaccatgtttaatgtttatatgaGTTTCTACTAGAAGAACCATGGTTCAGACTGATCAATCAATAGAAAATTAAGGGCACTtattcttacaccctgcgcaagacaCATTATGATGTTAGTTACTATCTGCTCAACGTGTGTATACTtccacttatcacacacacaaacacatgcagaagtgcacaaacccatcttttaaataaaaaaataaacattatacaaaataaattaatattggtGTTCTCGTAAATGATCTGAttggtttcctctgctgagaagagctggacacgtccaggtatctGCGACATTAAAATATccatatgccaaagtcagagctcacctggctcttaaagtgaatgtcaagtaacacactaattggtttatttcactttacgcccaaaacacccccatgattaattaagagagtaaGTACATGCCCTTTCCGAGcttcgagccgcacaaggtgtacttttcccgtcgttgcgaaagcaaagacacactgacactccctaaatcaataCACATGTTGATTGGTTTATGGCTCACCTACATATCTCTAAAATTGGGCCCTAAACCTTTaccacatcacacacagacagtagAGAGTGAAGCTTAGCCTCACAGTGaatgaaaaacattaataatctctcacatttaatatcagataaataaCTCTTCACCCACATACTGTTCTCTAGCTAAAGATAGAAGGTGCAATAAGAATGTTAGGAGGGTATTACCATTATTTGAGGACTTTATATTGattatagactatatatatataagtgtttcTGAGTATAGATTTTAAAAGACTCAATGAATCCAGAACTATATTAACTAAAGTATTGGGAGAGctgttaattttttgttttgtccaCCAATCAAGGGTGTTGAAACAagattatcttgttttttttagacgGTCTCTGCTGTGTTACCTTGTAAGGCTAGCTCCTAACACAataaatagtgtgtgtttgtgtgaaatgggctgtgacatttaaaaatctgCCTCATGAACATGCTCTGGAAATGCACTGCAGAAATTATGGGGTAGTGAGGTAGACAGGCAGGTACTGTATGCTGTCCAGTCCAAGTCATTATGTAATCAGAGCATTAAATCTACTGATTACTTTCAGGATTAAaagattaattatataaattatgtcCTATAGTTTTAAGGGGGAGATGTTAATACTGTAAAGCTCTGAAACACTATAAACTGAGCTCAGTTCTTCTGTGTTCATCAAAAATCTCCATCAACCTTCACATGTCTTTGTGCTGCTCATGATtctgttaatgttatatattaaatataagcagcagtatttaacactgtggatttaacaCTCTCTCCACCAGGCCACCAGATACCAGCTTCATCTGGGCAAagaggtaaataaacacacacacacacatacacacacaaacacacacacacacacacacacacacacacacacacacacttcttgtgCCACAACAAgggttcctgaaaaaaaaaaaaaaattgtctgtgtgtgtgtgtgtagctcagcAGGGGACGGTGGATCAGCAGGTTGTAGGACACGGAGTGAGAAAATTGACCTGTAGTCCCACCTGCAGTGGAAACTGTTACTACAACTGGTTCAGACAACGCTGGCAGATTTCAACTTACATGGGATGTTCATCTACTGCCACAGTTTGGATCGACTCCACCAGTTCCTCTGATCAGGATAGATACTTATGTAGTGTCAATAACTACATCCAGCCTCCTTCATACTGTAAGTACagagtcagtctgtctctcagtgtcactaaagagaatcattcagactgtttaaaaccaggaaatcaggttctactttagaacgatgaggttcattctgtattctgtgcagtTCTGAGAAACTGAGTACCAAAGATTTGAGTTCAGTAGAATAATTAGTTTCCTTATCTTAATACTTTCGATTCctgtacaataaataataataataataattcagataattttcttgttcattattttaagtgAAGTTATGAAATAACTTTAATCCCTGAAGCTACTCCACTTCTTAATCTAACACCTTATAAATCATGTGTTTTTGGTGTAACCTCacccccctctcctccctctgaCTCAGTAGTGTGTCTCAGTCTGTATTTATCAGAGGAGGTCTAGTTTTCTAGCTGTAAGCAGAAGCTGACTGTGATACTGCCTCTTAGTCTCCTCCCACGTTTTTATCTGCTGAAGGTTTTAATTGAGAGCTGATTAAATTGAAGAGAACATTTATACTCAAGTTATTTCAGATCTCTCTTAACTCAAAATGTTATCCATTCTAAAATCTTAATCCTTCTAAGCAGTAGTAAGTCTGTGATTTTATGCAGCTTTTGTTGGTTATtcagaattaattattaaacataattagtactaaaataaatatgaataaacaaaggTTGCATAAAGATTTTCTCTAATAGAGAAACCTACAGAACCCTTTAAATACCAGCAGAAGAGGAACACAGCCACAAACACAACAGCATCAGTGAAGCCATGCTAACAACAGTGCTATAAGAACAGTGACTGCTTATTTCATTTCAGAGAGTAAGCCTGATATGAGAAATTGCTTTTCCGTGTAAAGCCcgggaaacaccagcagcttcacactgaccCCTATCCTGATTCATTTTCTGAACACtgagtttttaagttattttttttatttatttatgttgaatatttttatatttctaatttcAACATTTTCGTGACTACTTTTTAAAATGCTCAGCTGCCTGAAATAtggaaaaagaaggaaaatatgtaataaatagcaGGACTAAGTCAGAAAACTCAGTCCAGTATCAGTGCTTTAATTAATGttcatctattattattattctattaatatttagtttctgacagacagtgtgagctggagaggatttagatttttggtgtaaaaacagtttaaaaattattttcaggCATGTCTTGATGGTTGTCAGACTTTTCAGTACTTGATACCAGTACTTGATTTCCAACAAATGTAACAAGGCAGTGATTTCTCCAGAACTAACAGGGCaggaaatcttgttttttaacgttttattttacatattttattactcctttttagtacattttctattctatttgtattgttttaaatacacggtttaatgttttaatgtgctgCACTGTGAAGCAGTTTTCTATCTTTCGCCTTTCAAGCAtttcaatatattaaacattctCTGAAAATAaagcttttcttcttcttcttcttcttcttcttcttcttcttcttcttattcttattattattattatcattattattatcacgctattaaaataaattaagagtGCTTTCATCTTCTTCCAGATCAAATGAGAGACacggctaataataataaaaaacaacattattttagtatgaaCATGTTATATTGCTTCAGGATTGAGCATttaccaaaacaacaaaaacaaaacaacctcagatttaaaacagattaaattGTCTGTCTAGATAATCAACAGGAAAAACAAGACGCCCTGCTTTCCTCAGTGATTCATGAgtttaactaaatataataaaatgtaatgaagtGAATGAAGCTAAACACTAAAACTACACTATAGAACCAAAAGCAGAACACAGTCACTGATTTATCTGATTTAGaatagaagctccgcccacaatcagtgcagacctgcccacaggtagggtagatattacagtgttttaatcacactcagtatttcagttctgctgttcccactgatgtgtttagtaaatattcttcatttatctgtttctgatttaactgttcaggggtgggtttcccgaaaacgatcaatcttagggaataacgaatgaactaacgaatgacgtgtgtaaagaacgagccagttctgcgagtgtttcccaaagagcttcgcaaagtgaaaattaacgaacgaggttaaagaacgtctttgttgactcctcccccgaaacagcgcactcaatcgatccacaaatatcgattcaacactgcaatatgcagtatttattcactattacaccataaaaacgtagaaatgtgttgtaattaacaacattatactcctaaagatacatatgactaaataaatactcgaaaatctaatctattttaaaacattaaacttatttttacatttttaaaactattattgttaatatatattatattaatagatattatactaatattattaacagtaatattgatagtaatattaatttattattattttaattttttattattataaaaataatataataatacatatgttcctgtgtgtgtgtgtatatatatatgtatatatacatatacatatatatatatatattacattttaaaccaacagaaatatgttttgtactttatactgtgaagctccagcaatcaccatctcagttgggtttatgtcaggggattgtcaaagccatgcacctttttgtctactaattccatttgcgtcaattagttttcatggttttaatattaatcgacaatgtaaaaaaaaaaaagaacatggaaTGAGAcatgtccaacttttgactgatatttgcgagctgacacaccccagagtttgcccagatgaacttggtgactttgcagctttgcttagaccgtgagcatcatctgcatactgattgcatttcttgcagcattaatgtcaagacttctatcatcgctaatctggatttaaataaattactcgttggtttgattgcccagttagactacaagccatagttggcattatatatatatattattataatataatataatataatataatataatataatataatataatataacttattcattcatttactcactcgtcaaccgctttatccgttaaggggcgcgggggagggggggggggtttggagtcgatgcttggtggctggagtctataccagctggcatcgggctgaaggcagtatacaccctggacaggatgccaatccatcacagggcagacagacacagacggacacacagacacattcactcacacctaaggggctatttttatccgacatctaattagcttgaactaatttctttggactgtgggaggaaaccggagcacccgcagacacgggatataatataatataatataatataataattatataatataataataattatatagtaatataattgattataattaatagtaatataatataatataataatattaataattatatagtaatataattgattatgattaatagtaatgtaatataattgcttcaaacacggaaattatcatttttcttcctcaaaattggtggtccctggtgtttaaggtgctgaactgcaagtcgagatcccctaaagaagctcgttagaAATAATGACTgcgtgagggcactcgttaatctgcgatcgagtttacgtagtactttagttacgcacgggtttgggaaacactctttaattaacgatcaatcttaagtacgagttaacgaagttcttagcgttacgaagctttcgggaaacccaccccagaactGTTTCAGTACTGACTGATCAGCACTGTACTGACTGTAATTCTGTGTATTTCAGGTGAACTGGGTGAGAAGCAGTGGGGAGTGACTTACACTCCTGATagtgtgtgtgctctggaagGTTCATCAGTTGATCTCTCCTGCTCTTATAAACACCCTGGAGGACTCAGAGTGATTAAATCATTCTGGTTTGTTAACAAGAATGAAGTTGGGCCTGTGGTTCTGCAAGAAGATAATCAGTATAAGGGGAGAGTGCAGTATTACCAGAACCAATGCAAAACAAGTATCAATGGTGTGAGAGCAAGCGACGCTCAAACATACTGGTTCAGATTCATCACTGATGATGTGAATGGTATTAACAGTATTGGATCTGGAGTTCGTCTGTCTGTCACAGGTAGTTCTGGatgaaataaaacaagtttatttaactatgagagatttctacagataaaaatagactaaatcatgattaaaatcacCTGCAGGTCTGAAGATTGAAGTGTTGAacacacagggaggaggaaaACAGCTGATctgtagctccacctgcactctgactaaccccacctacatctggtacaggaacgaacagcctgtatctgagcagaacagagctgtactgtatctgaggaaccgcactgtggatgcaggcagctactcctgtgctgtgaaagaacacaaggagatccgctctgctgctgtctgtaagacATCACTTTACACTGCACTCACTCTGTTATCATCTCACTGTCAGATTCTGCTGGATTATATTCAGccacattggcgtaggaaccggggggattaGAAACCGGTGGATTTGTCCCCACCAAAATgatcgctcagctcagctgtattattaatgaggagacagatcgctgtgtgtaaatgggaaatctcttaaagCCAATTacgaagccggttcaggaattaagttccgcctttcagtagaaacagccaatcagcttgctggtttttgGCGCGCGGAGTAAAGTCAGTGTGCTGGTGTGGTGAAGCCCGCCctttgctgtgagatttagcagcgtgATCGGAAAgcagcagctgattttaaaacagatctggataaacggcgattttttttttttaagaaaggtaacagagctaaccatgtaaactgtgatgacactgtttctgattaaaaagactcgtctccgaatcaaaacacacagattaaactcactgtgtgattaattcagctgtgttagtcagttatcttaactttggaattacctaaatagggagtcaaggtttaagaaaaaaataactatatatgCAATGcacaacttgccctgatgtacttgatcagctaatcactatttcattttcaaactgtgtttattaatttaggattgcaggacttactgtaagatataatgaacaacaattcatttagataactagtttgctagaagctggatgtagaggatagccagaatttagtacaaaaCTTTATGTTTAGCAGTTTCTTAACCATGAtatctgccctaaaattgtgttttccaccagatccaactgattagctaataaacagtcattttactgagtttacctgttaaaatctcttagcccctatggatcataaatcagtcattatgtataccaccacttactttattaggtgcctttaaagcagagaaaactcgaatatgcagaacagtgggaatatgcaggaacagggtgtaGAAACACTGATCTATCCTGGCTTCTGTTCAGTTGTGGTTCACAGTacgaccacagtaagaccacaagtCCTGAGGTCTAACGTTTAtcttaacttctgccaaaaatctccatgaaacgtaaagttacattctttatTATAAACAAACAGCATTGTAAGaagtgctctcagtaga from Astyanax mexicanus isolate ESR-SI-001 chromosome 11, AstMex3_surface, whole genome shotgun sequence encodes:
- the LOC125804988 gene encoding uncharacterized protein LOC125804988, coding for MGCSSTATVWIDSTSSSDQDRYLCSVNNYIQPPSYCELGEKQWGVTYTPDSVCALEGSSVDLSCSYKHPGGLRVIKSFWFVNKNEVGPVVLQEDNQYKGRVQYYQNQCKTSINGVRASDAQTYWFRFITDDVNGINSIGSGVRLSVTGLKIEVLNTQGGGKQLICSSTCTLTNPTYIWYRNEQPVSEQNRAVLYLRNRTVDAGSYSCAVKEHKEIRSAAVCQNYIITNISSQHSGLYYCTALNQLGQHSSAPARLDVFYPPRPPSLSEFNGFNGSITLVCVSDSNPASSYTCPFVDEPASAPVYETVSDLAMTSRPCTGAASSDEVQYSTIQFKQSRPQEEPLCPTVHQTLAFNKEEEVEYATVNKARAETARYEESPVYSMVQNSA